A DNA window from Streptomyces bacillaris contains the following coding sequences:
- a CDS encoding endonuclease I family protein — MSRRHPFYARPLLATAAAVAVLAGTAAAAPADTPPDRPATLAAALDDTYYQDALGKTGSELKAALHTIISDQTKLSYSQVWDALKATDEDPADSSNVILLYTGRSQSKNDNGGNADQWNREHVWAKSHGDFGTATGPGTDIHHLRPEDVSVNSARGNKDFDEGGGELGEAPGNYTDGDSFEPRDAVKGDVARMILYMAVRYEGNDSFADLEPNEQVNNGSAPKMGRLSVLKRWSQEDPPDAFEKRRNDVIFERFQHNRNPFIDHPEWVDAIW; from the coding sequence ATGTCCCGTCGCCATCCGTTCTACGCGCGTCCGCTCCTGGCCACCGCAGCGGCCGTAGCCGTACTCGCGGGCACCGCCGCCGCTGCGCCCGCCGACACCCCGCCCGACCGTCCCGCCACCCTCGCCGCCGCGCTCGACGACACGTACTACCAGGACGCCCTGGGCAAGACCGGTTCCGAGCTCAAGGCCGCCCTGCACACGATCATCAGCGACCAGACCAAGCTCTCCTACAGCCAGGTCTGGGACGCGCTCAAGGCCACCGACGAGGACCCGGCCGACTCCTCCAACGTGATCCTGCTCTACACCGGGCGCTCCCAGTCCAAGAACGACAACGGCGGCAACGCCGACCAGTGGAACCGCGAGCACGTCTGGGCCAAGTCGCACGGCGACTTCGGCACGGCCACGGGCCCGGGCACCGACATCCACCATCTGCGCCCCGAGGACGTGTCGGTCAACTCCGCCCGCGGCAACAAGGACTTCGACGAGGGCGGCGGCGAACTGGGCGAGGCCCCCGGCAACTACACCGACGGCGACTCCTTCGAACCGCGTGACGCGGTCAAGGGCGACGTCGCCCGCATGATCCTCTACATGGCGGTCCGGTACGAGGGCAACGACTCCTTCGCCGACCTCGAACCGAACGAGCAGGTGAACAACGGCTCGGCCCCGAAGATGGGCAGGCTGTCCGTGCTGAAGCGGTGGAGCCAGGAGGACCCGCCGGACGCCTTCGAGAAGCGCCGTAACGACGTCATATTCGAGCGGTTCCAGCACAACCGGAACCCGTTCATCGACCACCCCGAATGGGTCGACGCCATCTGGTAG
- a CDS encoding GH25 family lysozyme encodes MLHGVDVSAYQPSYDTDGLDFVFIKSTEGRSYVNPRLDAQVKRARDAECVVGFYHFLWPGDIEDQVAYFLGRTPEKEGDLLAVDWEQTGGGTRASSAEKDRFLRAVKRERPGHRVLLYCNRTFWRTHDTSGYAGDGLWIADYVSAGKPRIEASWRIHQYTDDPLDRNVADFGSVQALRDWAAG; translated from the coding sequence ATGCTCCACGGCGTCGACGTCAGCGCCTACCAGCCCTCCTACGACACGGACGGCCTCGACTTCGTCTTCATCAAGTCCACCGAGGGCCGCAGCTACGTCAATCCGCGTCTCGACGCCCAGGTGAAACGGGCCCGGGACGCCGAGTGCGTCGTCGGCTTCTACCACTTCCTCTGGCCGGGGGACATCGAGGACCAGGTGGCGTACTTCCTCGGCAGGACCCCGGAGAAGGAGGGCGACCTGCTCGCCGTCGACTGGGAGCAGACCGGCGGCGGAACGCGCGCGAGCAGCGCGGAGAAGGACCGTTTCCTGCGCGCGGTGAAGCGGGAGCGGCCCGGTCACCGGGTCCTCCTCTACTGCAACCGGACCTTCTGGCGCACCCATGACACCAGCGGCTACGCGGGCGACGGGCTCTGGATCGCCGACTACGTCTCCGCCGGGAAGCCCCGGATCGAGGCGTCCTGGCGGATCCACCAGTACACCGACGACCCCCTGGACAGGAACGTCGCCGACTTCGGCTCGGTCCAGGCCCTGCGCGACTGGGCCGCCGGCTAG
- a CDS encoding methyltransferase, with the protein MNRLTTSQGTFELARFPEHPSDPFRAWDASDEYLLRQLTDAETGPVDLSGTVAVVGDRWGVLATALAAHRPVQISDSYLARRATLANLERNGLDADAVTLLSSRDTPPERVDVLLVRVPKSLAFLEDQLHRIAPAVHAGTVIIGTGMVKEIHTSTLKLFERIIGPTRTSLAVRKARLIFTTPDPDPAPERTPNPWPYRYELPTGIGPASGRTVVNHAGIFCADRLDIGTRFFLKHLPTRTGPVRIADLGCGNGVLGLSAALANPDAHLTFVDESYGAVASAEETFRLGAPDGAKADFLVGDGLADLAPGSMDLVLNNPPFHSHLATTDATARTMFVGARTALRQGGELWVVGNRHLSYHTHLRRIFGNCTTVAGDPKFVVLRAVKR; encoded by the coding sequence ATGAACCGTTTGACGACCTCACAGGGCACTTTCGAGCTGGCCCGCTTCCCCGAGCACCCGAGCGATCCCTTCCGGGCCTGGGACGCATCCGACGAATACCTGCTCCGGCAGCTGACGGACGCCGAGACGGGGCCCGTCGACCTCTCGGGCACGGTCGCCGTCGTGGGGGACCGGTGGGGTGTCCTGGCCACCGCGCTCGCCGCCCACCGGCCCGTCCAGATCAGCGACTCCTACCTGGCCCGGCGCGCCACCCTCGCCAACCTCGAGCGCAACGGCCTGGACGCCGACGCCGTGACGCTGCTGTCCTCGCGCGACACCCCGCCGGAGCGGGTCGACGTCCTGCTCGTACGGGTGCCGAAGTCCCTGGCGTTCCTGGAGGACCAGCTCCACCGGATCGCCCCCGCCGTCCACGCGGGCACCGTGATCATCGGCACCGGCATGGTCAAGGAGATCCACACCTCCACCCTCAAGCTCTTCGAGCGGATCATCGGGCCGACCCGCACCTCCCTGGCGGTACGGAAGGCGCGGCTCATCTTCACCACCCCCGACCCGGACCCGGCGCCGGAGCGCACGCCGAACCCGTGGCCGTACCGCTACGAACTCCCCACCGGCATCGGCCCCGCCTCCGGCCGCACGGTCGTCAACCACGCCGGGATCTTCTGCGCCGACCGGCTGGACATCGGCACCCGCTTCTTCCTGAAGCACCTGCCCACCAGGACCGGGCCGGTCCGGATCGCCGACCTGGGCTGCGGCAACGGCGTCCTCGGCCTCTCCGCCGCGCTCGCGAACCCCGACGCGCACCTCACCTTCGTGGACGAGTCGTACGGGGCCGTCGCCTCCGCCGAGGAGACCTTCCGCCTGGGCGCGCCGGACGGGGCGAAGGCGGACTTCCTGGTGGGCGACGGACTCGCGGACCTGGCGCCCGGCTCCATGGACCTGGTGCTCAACAACCCGCCGTTCCACTCCCACCTGGCGACCACCGACGCCACCGCCCGCACCATGTTCGTCGGCGCGCGGACGGCGCTGCGGCAGGGCGGCGAACTCTGGGTGGTGGGCAACCGGCACCTCTCGTACCACACGCATCTGCGCCGGATCTTCGGCAACTGCACCACGGTGGCGGGGGACCCGAAGTTCGTGGTCCTGCGCGCGGTGAAGCGCTGA
- a CDS encoding acyl-CoA dehydrogenase family protein, which yields MHLAYTPEQEQLRTELRTYFAALVPDNAYARYAEPAAQKRFYRETIRRLGTDGRLGAGWPEEYGGQGLTPMEQFIFFDEAAQAGVPLPLMALNTVGPTIMRYGTEEQKAYFLPKILAGEIDFAIGYSEPDAGTDLAALRTRAVRDGDTYVVNGQKIWTTNGDTADWVWLAVRTDPDAPPHKGITMLLVPTSDPGYSCTLINTLASHDTTASYYENVRVPVSHRVGEENQGWRLITNQLNHERVTLAAHGTMAVRALHNVQRWAAETESADGRRVIDLPWVRALLARTHTRLDAMKLLNWQMVAALQDGTLTPQDASAVKVYGSEARRDAYAWLMEITGSAGPLKEGSTGAVLHGELERGYRSAVIFTFGGGNNEIQREIISWIGLGMPRVRR from the coding sequence GTGCACCTCGCATACACGCCTGAACAAGAGCAGTTGCGCACCGAACTCCGTACGTACTTCGCCGCCCTGGTCCCCGACAACGCCTACGCCCGCTATGCGGAACCCGCCGCCCAGAAGCGCTTCTACCGCGAGACGATCCGCAGGCTCGGCACGGATGGCCGGCTGGGGGCGGGCTGGCCTGAGGAGTACGGCGGCCAGGGGCTCACCCCGATGGAACAGTTCATCTTCTTCGACGAGGCGGCCCAGGCGGGCGTCCCGCTGCCGCTGATGGCCCTGAACACCGTCGGCCCCACGATCATGCGGTACGGCACCGAGGAGCAGAAGGCGTACTTCCTGCCGAAGATCCTCGCCGGTGAGATCGACTTCGCGATCGGCTACAGCGAACCGGACGCCGGCACCGACCTCGCCGCCCTCAGGACCCGCGCGGTCCGCGACGGGGACACGTACGTCGTCAACGGCCAGAAGATCTGGACCACCAACGGCGACACCGCCGACTGGGTCTGGCTCGCCGTCCGCACCGACCCCGACGCCCCGCCGCACAAGGGCATCACCATGCTCCTGGTCCCCACGAGCGACCCCGGCTACTCCTGCACCCTCATCAACACGCTCGCCTCGCACGACACCACGGCCAGCTACTACGAGAACGTACGCGTCCCCGTCTCCCACCGGGTGGGCGAGGAGAACCAGGGCTGGCGGCTCATCACCAACCAGCTCAACCACGAACGCGTCACCCTCGCCGCCCACGGCACCATGGCGGTCCGTGCCCTGCACAACGTCCAACGCTGGGCAGCGGAGACGGAGTCGGCCGACGGCCGCCGCGTCATCGACCTCCCCTGGGTCCGCGCCCTCCTCGCCCGCACCCACACCCGCCTCGACGCCATGAAACTGCTCAACTGGCAGATGGTCGCCGCCCTCCAGGACGGGACCCTCACCCCGCAGGACGCCTCGGCCGTCAAGGTCTACGGCTCCGAGGCCCGCCGCGACGCCTACGCCTGGCTCATGGAGATCACCGGCTCCGCGGGCCCCCTGAAGGAGGGCTCCACCGGCGCGGTCCTCCACGGCGAACTGGAACGCGGCTACCGGTCGGCGGTCATCTTCACCTTCGGCGGCGGCAACAACGAGATCCAGCGCGAGATCATCTCCTGGATCGGACTGGGGATGCCACGCGTGCGGCGGTGA